A single region of the Dehalococcoides mccartyi genome encodes:
- a CDS encoding MBL fold metallo-hydrolase yields MEIKWLGHSCFRLKGKNTTVITDPFPPNLGYAMGKQSAEVVTVSHAHTNHSFTSAIDGNPRIVSGPGEYEIGDVIILGLSTFHDDSKGSELGKNTVYQMEIDDLSICHLGDIGQGLTDSQIEELGRVDILLLPVGGGNAISPGKAAEIMRKLEPSIVIPMHFQSDLSTSSLLPIGQFLKEIGLNSLEPQAKLNITRGNLPVTTQVMLLQP; encoded by the coding sequence ATGGAAATTAAATGGTTAGGTCACTCGTGCTTCCGCCTTAAAGGCAAAAATACTACTGTAATTACTGATCCGTTTCCCCCGAATCTGGGGTATGCGATGGGCAAACAGAGTGCTGAGGTAGTTACTGTAAGCCATGCCCATACCAATCATTCGTTTACCTCAGCTATTGACGGTAATCCCCGCATTGTCAGCGGACCCGGTGAATATGAAATCGGAGATGTCATCATTCTGGGTCTTTCCACCTTTCACGATGACTCCAAAGGCAGTGAACTGGGTAAAAACACTGTTTACCAAATGGAGATAGACGACCTGTCCATCTGCCATCTGGGAGATATCGGCCAGGGGCTGACTGACAGCCAGATTGAAGAGCTGGGACGGGTGGATATACTCCTTCTGCCGGTTGGCGGCGGAAATGCCATCAGCCCAGGTAAGGCCGCCGAAATCATGCGAAAACTGGAGCCGTCCATTGTTATCCCAATGCACTTTCAGAGTGATTTATCAACCAGCTCCCTTTTGCCGATAGGCCAGTTTCTAAAGGAAATAGGGTTAAACAGTCTTGAACCCCAAGCAAAGCTGAATATAACCAGAGGCAATTTGCCTGTTACCACCCAGGTTATGTTACTGCAGCCATAA
- a CDS encoding caspase family protein, whose protein sequence is MHYLKRVTISLILALGLTAGLLPQTPLAAASSHEYWAVVVGISDYQRITDVIGLANGAQKFADSLKEAWGDDHVTLLTNSNADKHSIKSALDWMINQEDDNDTVVFFFAGHGDSHSYIAPYDAYYASEWISSQELSNWLLPLESHYQAVILESCYSASFADDLNQPGRIILYSSLAAEVSWADGDSGLFSGYINDGLSYIPNADINSDNIISLEELFYYAQPRTTDESRITSSLQHPFLSDGIGGELSLIGKLLLTTSIPISGNYNYLIVDGRTYSLSTTQFNFTPGTTHEVTALNIETFPGIRYFFKNWADGITSASRSFTSGANLQAVYSRQYLLTIDSPTSAVTGGGWYDQNTFANLSAPNIEEGGIRYIFTGWSGDITGPFESTRLVMDKPKTVKANYDTEYRLLLSSPYGTPDGGGWYAAGSTVKLSAPSAQGFLIRQVFESWSGDYTGTDASAVITLSKPMNITANFKADYTFLYIAVGLGAVMIIWLILAISKRRKNYYNTI, encoded by the coding sequence ATGCACTACCTGAAACGGGTTACCATTTCCCTTATTCTGGCTCTGGGTCTTACCGCAGGGCTTCTTCCCCAAACACCGCTTGCGGCTGCCTCCTCACATGAATACTGGGCGGTAGTAGTAGGCATATCCGATTACCAGAGAATTACAGATGTAATAGGCCTGGCTAACGGCGCCCAGAAATTTGCTGATTCTCTCAAGGAAGCCTGGGGTGATGACCACGTAACGCTGCTGACCAACAGCAACGCAGACAAACACTCTATAAAGTCAGCCCTGGACTGGATGATAAACCAGGAAGATGACAATGATACGGTGGTCTTTTTCTTTGCCGGACACGGCGACAGCCATTCATATATAGCCCCTTATGATGCTTATTACGCCTCGGAGTGGATTTCCAGCCAGGAGCTTTCAAACTGGCTTTTGCCGCTGGAGTCTCACTATCAGGCTGTGATACTGGAATCCTGCTACTCAGCCAGCTTTGCAGATGATTTAAACCAGCCAGGGCGTATAATCCTGTATTCTTCACTTGCTGCGGAAGTTTCCTGGGCGGATGGAGACAGCGGGCTTTTTTCCGGATATATAAATGACGGACTAAGCTATATACCCAATGCAGATATAAACAGCGATAACATCATATCTCTGGAAGAGCTTTTTTACTACGCTCAGCCACGTACTACAGACGAATCCCGAATAACTTCCTCTCTTCAGCACCCGTTCCTGTCGGATGGAATAGGCGGAGAGCTCAGCCTTATCGGCAAACTACTATTAACGACCTCCATACCTATATCAGGCAACTATAACTATCTAATAGTAGACGGCAGAACCTATTCACTCAGCACCACACAATTTAACTTTACCCCTGGCACAACTCATGAAGTTACCGCTTTAAATATAGAAACCTTTCCTGGTATCCGTTATTTCTTTAAAAACTGGGCGGATGGAATTACTTCAGCCAGCCGCTCATTTACCAGCGGTGCAAACCTGCAAGCGGTTTATTCGCGCCAGTATCTTTTAACCATAGACTCCCCTACTTCAGCGGTTACCGGCGGTGGCTGGTATGACCAAAACACATTTGCCAATCTTTCCGCCCCGAATATTGAAGAGGGCGGCATACGCTATATATTTACCGGCTGGAGCGGAGATATTACCGGGCCTTTTGAAAGCACCCGCCTTGTGATGGATAAACCAAAGACAGTCAAAGCCAATTACGACACCGAATACCGGCTTTTGCTATCTTCGCCCTACGGCACACCTGACGGCGGAGGATGGTATGCCGCAGGCAGCACTGTAAAGCTAAGTGCACCCTCAGCACAAGGGTTTTTAATCCGCCAGGTATTTGAAAGCTGGAGCGGGGATTACACCGGTACAGATGCAAGTGCAGTCATCACCCTTAGCAAACCAATGAACATAACCGCCAATTTCAAAGCAGACTATACTTTCCTGTATATTGCCGTTGGATTAGGGGCAGTCATGATAATCTGGCTGATACTGGCAATATCCAAACGCCGCAAGAACTATTACAATACTATCTGA